ACGGAGCTTTAAAATCGGAGGAAATGATGCTTCGTTCGCTTGTTGAAGAACGAGATTTGCAGCCAGTAAAAGCTGACGATACTGCTAAACAAGGTCAGATGGCACTTGAAAATTTCGTACTTGATGTCCTGTTTAATCCAGCAAATCGCGAAGGTTCTCGCTTTCGTGGCGAATGCTTGGCTTGGCGTGACGCCATCGAATGCAGGGCTCTAAAAAAGGATATGCTAGCTGATGCCCAAAGTTTTACTCCTGGAGCATCTGGTTGGGAGCGCTTTGGCGAAACCGGTAATATTGCCTATGCTGGACGCCTTGCTGGTTTTTTTACAACGGTGCGTTTTATACCAGGTGGTGAACCTGAAATTACCATCGATCTTGACGAATACAATTAAGCGATAACTTCTACGTATTTCTTTGTTTTCTATGACATTATTGCATAATTTTTAGTCATGGCTTAGATAATCGTATTAGATAATTTTTAGTAATACAACGCGTTAATATTTAATATTAGTTAATGCAAAATAATCATACATATTGCTCTACAGTTAAAGCCTTAGTATTCTTCGCCAACTCATAAATTTAAGGAATTTATAATGTCTGAAGAAGATTTAAAAAAAGAGCTTGAACGATTAAAAGCAGAAAATGAATCATTAAAAAAAGGTTCACGTACACAAACTATGAGGGTTAGTGAAAAGGGAGGATTATCTGTATATGGTTTAGGCCGCTTCCCGGTTACTCTTTATAAAGAACAATGGCTTAAATTACTTGATATGGCAGATGATATTCGTACCTTTATTAAAAACAACGATGATAAATTAAAAAGTAAAAGCGCCTAAGCTTAGCCTAGCCCTAAATACATCTGTCGTGTTACAGCTTACCGCCTAAAAGAAATGACCAAGCGTATTTGCATGGTGGCGTATACCCACTATCGTTCTGATGCTCGTCCGCGACGTGAAGCTACAGCATTAACGCAACGAGGTGATATAGTAGATTTTTTTAGCCTTGGTAATGCCAGTAAACTCAGTCAAGAGATAATTGATGACGTTAATATTTTTAATTTGCCTGCGAAACGCTACCGTGGTTCTAGCGCTATTGCATATATAAGAAGTTATATAAGGTTTTTTCGGCAAGCTTTAACATTAATCACTAAACATCATTTTACTAAGCGCTATGATGTTGTGCATGTTCACACCATGCCTGATTTTATGGTTTTTGTAGCTGCATTAATTAAACCGCTTGGTGTCAAAGTCATACTCGATGTTCACGATACTATGCCAGAACTTTACCAATCGAAATTTGGTTTGCGTGGACAACATCCACTTATTGCTGCTTTAGTAATGCAAGAACGTATAGCTTGCGCATTTTCTGACCGTGTTATTTGTGTTCATGAACCTCATCGCGACTTATTGATGCGACGTGGTGTTGATGGCAACAAAATAACACCTATATTAAATGTACCTGACTCTAAAATTTTTGGGCCCCCACGTGATAACCCGGTTTTATCTTTTGAACCACCACGAATTTTTTATCATGGAACTATTGCACAGCGTCTTGGTCTTGATGTGGCGCTACATGCTTTTCGCCGCGTTCATGATTGTATCCCAACGGTTAGCTTTAATATTCTCGGTACTGGTGATCAAGCAGAAGCTCTTCATTCTCTAATTGCTGACTTAGGACTTAATGACGCGGTTAATTTTGCAGATAAACAATTTGCCGTAGAAGAGTTACCTAAACTTCTTGCTGATGCTACTATTGGTTTAGTACCAAATCGTAGTGACCCAGCAACACAAATGATGCTACCGGTTAAGCTTCTTGAATATGTGCATCTTGGTATTCCGGCAATTGCTCCACGCTTACCAGTTATCAAACACTATTTTAGTGAAGATGCTTTAGCATTCTATGAACCAGGTAATTGCGAAAGTATGGCTACGGCTATTATTAATACTATAAAGGATCAGGAAAG
This Deltaproteobacteria bacterium DNA region includes the following protein-coding sequences:
- a CDS encoding glycosyltransferase family 4 protein yields the protein MTKRICMVAYTHYRSDARPRREATALTQRGDIVDFFSLGNASKLSQEIIDDVNIFNLPAKRYRGSSAIAYIRSYIRFFRQALTLITKHHFTKRYDVVHVHTMPDFMVFVAALIKPLGVKVILDVHDTMPELYQSKFGLRGQHPLIAALVMQERIACAFSDRVICVHEPHRDLLMRRGVDGNKITPILNVPDSKIFGPPRDNPVLSFEPPRIFYHGTIAQRLGLDVALHAFRRVHDCIPTVSFNILGTGDQAEALHSLIADLGLNDAVNFADKQFAVEELPKLLADATIGLVPNRSDPATQMMLPVKLLEYVHLGIPAIAPRLPVIKHYFSEDALAFYEPGNCESMATAIINTIKDQESTNMRRLQASTFARQYQWDNLKHDLYSVIDS